The following coding sequences lie in one Capsicum annuum cultivar UCD-10X-F1 chromosome 5, UCD10Xv1.1, whole genome shotgun sequence genomic window:
- the LOC107870735 gene encoding protein NRT1/ PTR FAMILY 6.2 isoform X2 has translation MAIAVNLVTYLGGTMHLPSAASANIVTDFMGTAFLLCLLGGFLADSFLGRYKTIAIFAVIQSLGTGMLTVTTGLPQLRPPPCHSREKCKPANALQMGILYISLYLIALGTGGLKSSVSGFGTDQFDEKDEKEKSQTAHFFNRFFLFISIGTLAAVTVLVYVQDEVGRSWAYGICCISMLIAIIIFFSGTKRYRYKRSSGSPIAQIFQVILAAIRKRNMNVPYDVGMLYETNTEASRIQHSEQFRFLDKAAIVEEGDFEDYANSNPNPWKLCTVTRVEEVKMMARLIPIWATTILFWTTYAQMITFSVEQAATMERSVGEFKIPAGSLTVFFVSAILFTLTIYDRFIMPLWQKLKGKPGFTSLQKIAIGLVLSTMGMGIAALVEMKRLSVAKSMGRNISSLPISVFFLIPQFFLVGAGEAFIYTGQLDFFITQSPKGMKTMSTGLFLTTLSLGFFFSSFLVSIIKKVTGSNGGYDWLADNINYGRLDCFYGILAILGVINFVLYLICAIWFKPRKSKSAIKMETMNNGNVADDRC, from the exons ATGGCGATAGCAGTAAATCTAGTTACGTACTTGGGTGGTACGATGCATCTACCAAGTGCAGCATCAGCCAATATAGTGACAGATTTTATGGGCACAGCATTTCTCCTCTGCCTCCTTGGAGGTTTTCTTGCTGATTCTTTCCTTGGAAGATACAAAACCATTGCAATCTTTGCCGTTATACAGTCACTG GGAACAGGCATGTTAACAGTGACAACAGGCTTGCCACAGCTGAGGCCACCTCCTTGCCATTCACGCGAGAAGTGCAAACCAGCAAATGCATTGCAGATGGGAATTCTATACATATCCTTATATCTAATAGCACTAGGCACTGGCGGCTTAAAATCTAGTGTCTCTGGATTTGGAACCGATCAATTTGATGAGAAAGATGAGAAGGAAAAATCACAAACGGCCCATTTTTTCAATAGATTCTTCTTATTCATCAGCATAGGAACTTTGGCAGCCGTTACGGTGCTTGTTTATGTTCAAGATGAAGTTGGAAGAAGCTGGGCTTATGGTATTTGCTGCATATCCATGTTAATtgctatcataatcttcttttcGGGCACTAAAAGGTACCGCTACAAGAGAAGTTCCGGAAGTCCGATAGCTCAAATATTTCAAGTCATTTTGGCTGCAATAAGAAAAAGGAATATGAATGTTCCTTATGATGTTGGCATGCTTTATGAGACTAATACAGAGGCTTCAAGAATCCAACACAGTGAACAATTTCG GTTTCTGGACAAGGCTGCTATTGTAGAAGAAGGAGATTTTGAGGACTATGCAAACTCTAATCCAAATCCATGGAAGTTGTGCACAGTGACCCGGGTGGAGGAAGTAAAAATGATGGCTAGGCTAATCCCAATTTGGGCCACAACTATCCTTTTCTGGACAACCTATGCACAAATGATTACATTTTCAGTTGAACAAGCAGCAACCATGGAACGATCTGTTGGCGAATTCAAAATTCCAGCAGGGTCTCTTACTGTGTTTTTTGTGTCCGCCATCTTATTCACTTTGACAATTTATGATCGATTTATCATGCCATTATGGCAAAAATTGAAGGGAAAACCAG GTTTTACCAGCCTTCAAAAAATAGCCATAGGGCTTGTGCTTTCTACCATGGGAATGGGAATAGCTGCACTAGTTGAGATGAAAAGGTTGTCAGTGGCAAAGTCTATGGGGCGCAACATATCATCATTGCCTATTAGTGTATTCTTTTTAATTCCACAATTCTTTTTAGTTGGAGCTGGGGAAGCATTCATATACACAGGCCAACTCGATTTCTTCATAACACAGTCACCAAAAGGGATGAAGACTATGAGCACTGGGCTTTTCTTGACAACCCTTTCTCTTGGTTTCTTTTTTAGTAGTTTCTTAGTCTCTATTATCAAGAAGGTGACAGGAAGCAATGGTGGTTATGACTGGCTTGCTGACAACATAAATTACGGAAGGCTTGATTGTTTCTATGGGATTCTTGCTATATTGGGTGTCATAAACTTTGTGCTTTATCTAATCTGTGCAATATGGTTCAAGCCAAGGAAGTCTAAATCTGCCATAAAAATGGAGACTATGAACAATGGAAATGTTGCTGATGACAGATGCTAG
- the LOC107870735 gene encoding protein NRT1/ PTR FAMILY 6.2 isoform X1: MEEKIIWTIADAVNYKGLPADRSKTGGWVPAALILGIEINERLSTMAIAVNLVTYLGGTMHLPSAASANIVTDFMGTAFLLCLLGGFLADSFLGRYKTIAIFAVIQSLGTGMLTVTTGLPQLRPPPCHSREKCKPANALQMGILYISLYLIALGTGGLKSSVSGFGTDQFDEKDEKEKSQTAHFFNRFFLFISIGTLAAVTVLVYVQDEVGRSWAYGICCISMLIAIIIFFSGTKRYRYKRSSGSPIAQIFQVILAAIRKRNMNVPYDVGMLYETNTEASRIQHSEQFRFLDKAAIVEEGDFEDYANSNPNPWKLCTVTRVEEVKMMARLIPIWATTILFWTTYAQMITFSVEQAATMERSVGEFKIPAGSLTVFFVSAILFTLTIYDRFIMPLWQKLKGKPGFTSLQKIAIGLVLSTMGMGIAALVEMKRLSVAKSMGRNISSLPISVFFLIPQFFLVGAGEAFIYTGQLDFFITQSPKGMKTMSTGLFLTTLSLGFFFSSFLVSIIKKVTGSNGGYDWLADNINYGRLDCFYGILAILGVINFVLYLICAIWFKPRKSKSAIKMETMNNGNVADDRC; this comes from the exons GGATCGAAATTAATGAAAGGCTCTCAACAATGGCGATAGCAGTAAATCTAGTTACGTACTTGGGTGGTACGATGCATCTACCAAGTGCAGCATCAGCCAATATAGTGACAGATTTTATGGGCACAGCATTTCTCCTCTGCCTCCTTGGAGGTTTTCTTGCTGATTCTTTCCTTGGAAGATACAAAACCATTGCAATCTTTGCCGTTATACAGTCACTG GGAACAGGCATGTTAACAGTGACAACAGGCTTGCCACAGCTGAGGCCACCTCCTTGCCATTCACGCGAGAAGTGCAAACCAGCAAATGCATTGCAGATGGGAATTCTATACATATCCTTATATCTAATAGCACTAGGCACTGGCGGCTTAAAATCTAGTGTCTCTGGATTTGGAACCGATCAATTTGATGAGAAAGATGAGAAGGAAAAATCACAAACGGCCCATTTTTTCAATAGATTCTTCTTATTCATCAGCATAGGAACTTTGGCAGCCGTTACGGTGCTTGTTTATGTTCAAGATGAAGTTGGAAGAAGCTGGGCTTATGGTATTTGCTGCATATCCATGTTAATtgctatcataatcttcttttcGGGCACTAAAAGGTACCGCTACAAGAGAAGTTCCGGAAGTCCGATAGCTCAAATATTTCAAGTCATTTTGGCTGCAATAAGAAAAAGGAATATGAATGTTCCTTATGATGTTGGCATGCTTTATGAGACTAATACAGAGGCTTCAAGAATCCAACACAGTGAACAATTTCG GTTTCTGGACAAGGCTGCTATTGTAGAAGAAGGAGATTTTGAGGACTATGCAAACTCTAATCCAAATCCATGGAAGTTGTGCACAGTGACCCGGGTGGAGGAAGTAAAAATGATGGCTAGGCTAATCCCAATTTGGGCCACAACTATCCTTTTCTGGACAACCTATGCACAAATGATTACATTTTCAGTTGAACAAGCAGCAACCATGGAACGATCTGTTGGCGAATTCAAAATTCCAGCAGGGTCTCTTACTGTGTTTTTTGTGTCCGCCATCTTATTCACTTTGACAATTTATGATCGATTTATCATGCCATTATGGCAAAAATTGAAGGGAAAACCAG GTTTTACCAGCCTTCAAAAAATAGCCATAGGGCTTGTGCTTTCTACCATGGGAATGGGAATAGCTGCACTAGTTGAGATGAAAAGGTTGTCAGTGGCAAAGTCTATGGGGCGCAACATATCATCATTGCCTATTAGTGTATTCTTTTTAATTCCACAATTCTTTTTAGTTGGAGCTGGGGAAGCATTCATATACACAGGCCAACTCGATTTCTTCATAACACAGTCACCAAAAGGGATGAAGACTATGAGCACTGGGCTTTTCTTGACAACCCTTTCTCTTGGTTTCTTTTTTAGTAGTTTCTTAGTCTCTATTATCAAGAAGGTGACAGGAAGCAATGGTGGTTATGACTGGCTTGCTGACAACATAAATTACGGAAGGCTTGATTGTTTCTATGGGATTCTTGCTATATTGGGTGTCATAAACTTTGTGCTTTATCTAATCTGTGCAATATGGTTCAAGCCAAGGAAGTCTAAATCTGCCATAAAAATGGAGACTATGAACAATGGAAATGTTGCTGATGACAGATGCTAG